In Mytilus edulis chromosome 3, xbMytEdul2.2, whole genome shotgun sequence, the genomic window AATATATTTATGTAGAATTTGATTACAATTAAATGCGTACATTTTGTATGATAACAGTGTACATCTGATAATATTTCCGTATTTAGCagtttgttaaaaataaacaGATTTAAGTGATAATTTTCTGTCGATATCATTGCGAAGAATTAGTAGTTTTAATACATATGGATCTGGTTCTtctaaaagagggaagaaagataccagagggacattcaaacctttagatcgaaaataaactgacaacaccatggctaaaaatgtatcagacaaacagacaaacagacaaacaaacagacaaacagacaaacaatagtacacaagacacaacatagaaaactaaagacaaagcaacacgaaccccacctaaaacTAAGAACTTATTGCGTAAACTTGATTACTATTTGTACATTGTACTTCGTCTGGTATTTGAACGACTAACCggataaattttaattttggccATGACCTGATCAAATATTTGCCTTTTTATCATTTTGGAGTCTATCCAATGTCCTCTTTTaatggaaatgaaaaaaatctaaataaaatgcgGAGCAATCAAATTCTGTGGATGTAGTGTTTAACAATCATTTAGAGAAGAGTTAAATATTTCATgagtaaattttaacaatttatacatttatacatttatgcacctttttcaataaaaaaaattctagatCTCGGAATACGCAACAGAAACCTAAAACTAGTGCAACGCAAGATTGTTAAGGTCGTCAATTAGAAAGTATCCAGTTCACCGTAGCTTACTAAATGCTTCAACAATCAAGAATTTTGATAACTGTTTTAAAGACCTATTTTGATACTTTAATGTCCATGGGACATTCTAATTGAGGATTTATGTATTTTTTCTaacatatatactttaattttgtCTATTTCGGTTTTTGCTCTCTTACATACCATGTGTGGCTTCTTTTGGTTTCTGGAATGGTTGGCATGGAAATTCAAGTTTCTAAAAGAAAATTCTATTTAAAGCTGACACATTCTCGAAAAAAGGATATACGCAAATATAGTTCAAAaggatttttgtatattttttctgCTAAAAATGTGTTGATATCAATAGTTTTGTAAATGGTCGTTGTCATTTTGCCTGTTATAGATGCATCCACGCGTATACTTCGATCTGTCATTAATTTGTCTAAccacaagtgtggacacagatcagtgtggatagtaatttacgtgggttttttttcaacaaattacgTGCCAGTTAAACTATTTGAACTTGATAATTGGCAGCATTTAACTTGATTACAAATTTAAGAATCACTATCattatctttttatttgaatGGAGTTGACAAATAACATACATGAGTATATAAGTATACTTATTCTGTGGAATTTTTACTAGAAATCGATCTTccaaattatgaaaaattatgaaTGTGAAAAAAATTACTGTATTTATCGTTGCTAATTTATTGTCAGAAGTTGATTGATTTATAGGTGAACACTTGGGGGAAAAGTGTTAGAAATCAATGAATTgaacttttaaagaaaaaaatgtgaaaagagTGTGAAGATTGCATTTAAAGACtggtaattattttttgtataaaatttgaaTGAAAGAAAGTGTCGGATCTACATCAATTATACAACATTAACCTAACGTCTCAAACAACCCAAAACAGGAAGTGTTTTAGATGTCATTTCGAAGGAAAAGTGTACACGCAACTATGTGTTATGCAATAATTTTTACGATAAACTGCTGTCCATTTAACAGCGTTACTTAACTCCCATCTCTGGTATATTTTGATATCTAGTTAAGTTATATAAATTTTACTTCCAACCTGTACTGAAAAAAACACCTAGTAGATTCTGAAAAATTATGAGAATAATTTCCAGTGTTGTGAAAACGGAAAGGGTCTGTATTTAAACTTGTTTATGGTACGTGTATAACATACGAGTAAAAAGAGTTATTGGTGTCATGTTTATAATAgttattagttattattataattaataccAAAACGCAACGGTTACATacagaatttaaagaattaaaaacttACTACTTTTGAAGTCATTTGTGCTTCCTTGAATCGTTGAACATGTTGGTCAAATAGCTTTACGAACGTTGCATTCTTTGATTGCTGTTCTATGAACTTTTTATAGTCATCATATCTAAAAGCttaaataaaatgcaaaataaaaagatttttaaattgTCAAAGAATTCTCATCGTTTCTTTTGATAATGCTTTGATATTAAGGTTTGCCTTCGAAACTTCACAATAAAGGTTcgacaaaatataaaatgtatccgTCTCCTTATAAAAAAAGCGAGATAATAATGTCATCTATAACACAAAACTATGGGAGAAAATAACTTAATAATATAGGTGCTACAAGCATTAACTTACCTAATGTATGTGCTACAAGCATATAACTTACCTAATGTATGTGCTACAAGCAATGTGCTGCAGAGGGTGAACAACAGCTTCATCCCAGTGCAGGATCCCTTGGTCGAATGAACGGTGTAGTCaaaatgtgtttatgtttacTTAAGCACAGGTCAATTGATATCAAGCTTTACACAAAATGTCACAAGTTAACAATTGTGTCAATACTAAATAATCTATTATTATCATTACGGATGTGAAAGTTATATTTAATCGCCATCGACTATACGTAGCGCATGTAAGACTATAGGTAACATCCGTATAAGTGAAAGTAACTTCATTCTTTTTTTAGCTTTTCGCAAGCTTGACTAGTGTTAACCTATAAGTCAATCAAATGCAAATATAGATCTCTGAATTCTAAACTCTCAGGCAGATGCCATTAACAAacacgtttctttttttttctaaaattctaTATCTGCATTAAAAATATGAATTCTTGTATCGTTTCtctgtttattttataatgttttaaccGCGGCACCCTCCTTTGATTTGTTCTTTGGTAAATTAGActcacttattttttttcaactccaACGGTCAAAGTAAGTTCAATTGTAAACTTAACgcaactgtatattttttttgggaGGTGAAGAGCGGGGAATTTTTCAAACCATTAGAAACTTGATTCAAAGTCGGTACATGGACAAATGAAATGAACTATTGTTTTATGATGTGCTTTCTCATCACTGTCTCAAGTTAATGCAGGTTAGGGGTGAAATGAGCGCCCGGCATAAACTTGgcgtttaactccgccacattatgtatgggATTGTCCCAAGCcatgagcctgtaatttagtggttgtcttttgttgctgtatagatcataacttcggttTGTTTTTCGTTAACTGTTTGGAACATAAATCAAGCTGTTAGTTTTCTGGATTAAAATCACGGATACAGGGGTATATTATACTTGGTTTGAGGTAGCATTTTGCCGTCATTGTTAAATTAAGTCTGTACAGTAGGGTGACCAAAGTTGTATGATTTGCAACCATACCaccccttatttttatattggatGGAATAATAAATAGTCGTTAATGTATAACGAGTAACAGTTCAAGTATTCCTCTGGTTTTCGAACTTTTTTTAGCGTCGTCAACACAACTTTTTTGAAAACAATTCTTTAGAATAAACTTACTGCAGTATATTCAATTTTGCTTATTTATTTGTAGAATATGTAAAAGAGTCCTGGCAGCTTGCATCTTAACATGATACTCCCATGATTATCAAATatacaaaggttcctggtttgatTCCCGTCCGGGATGAACATTTCCGGGActtaattttcggctctcccatgacaccatttgcgagaatggtctcgaggaaacgatgatagtccgtcggaaggggacgaaaAATGGCTGACCGTCCGTGTTAAAAGcggagagagcaatatctcttgcacgttaaagacacccttgtagatttcgaaaaagagcaggctaatgccgctaggtatcaggtccgttcgcgcccaatatactttcgcacactacacgttcgcacctcgcacgttcgcacccaaggtccgttcgcactctacacgttcgcgcccaattttaattcaaattccagttgaataattggaaaatcatcattgttgtttttaattgctttcgtgtaaatactgaatgtatttatagcttggtatgagtaaaagattgaagattataaatgaaaaacacaaaagataattgtttttaacagcttggtccctttaatctgaaacaatgaaacaataaaatatagcaatacactattataaccaaaacatgataaaatttattcaagactaaaaaaaaaacgtagtcagaatctcacttcattttgaaacaagtcaatgaaacaaagttatagtaatacactaaccaaaacatgataaagatttattcaacacaaaaaaatgctgtatcactttattttgagacaatgaaaacaataatacttataagaatactacttgattacaaagttaaaattgggcgcgaacatgtagggtgcgaacggactttgggtgcgaacatgtagagTGCGAAAGTGAatgggggcgaacatgagtgggtgcgaacgtgaatgggcgcgaacggacccggattcatgCCGCTACAagacagcactcgcacccgcaaagtggaaaggatttatataagttgcaaaacttgtttcccaatcaactataaataaatatgcttaaactataaaatacaaaatctaaaaaataaaaaaggactaGAAGACAATACTGGAATATAATTTTTCTACAGTACCAGCATTGTGATCGCCACTGTGAGgtctgtttatttttacattacaaaaaaaaactttttaaggtGACTGTTTTAACTGAAAGTTTGTAATAGTTATGTAATCACGGTACCATTGAAGAGAACAGCTGAtgtcaaaaatatttaataattattaCTTCCCTTTAATATTCACTCTTTTATTTATTGACCAATCAAATATTTCGTTACATGTAACTAAGGCGGGTGTTGCTATCGACGAAAAAGCAGGTGCCCAGACTCGAATATTTTCTTACCGGAACGAAAAAAGAGCCTCTGTAAGTGAAGGAGAATAGAAGATAGATAGATATTACATCCTCAACTTGCAAAGAATAAGATTTCtccaatgtttttgttttgaaaactgTAGAATATTGCAGTATCGTGCTGTTGACAGTGTTACTTATATTTTGCAGttcattttgtataaaaaaaaattaatgtaaataaaaaaatcatgacacAAATATTTCGACAATTACACATGCACGTTAAATCAAACTGCCAGCAACAACTGCAGTCCTAAAAACCCTGAGTATAACAGTGAAACACCCCTcctttatataaaaagaatatttgactgaataaaatataatcataacagaaaataaaaaaacattgaacatTTTTGCGTCGGAAGAAATTAATTCGTAACTGCCCTGTTGACATCTTGTGTATTTTAGACGATTGGTTATTAGGACGACTTCAGTGACTGGTTACTGTTAATTTTATGAAGAAGTGAAccagttttgttttcatttcgaATTTTGGTCACAAACATCGTTTAACATACATAGCTTCACTGTCGGAAAGCGCAGGCCATGAAAGGCACCAAAAAGGCTGTCTCGCAAGGATAAACGGGTCCAAGAATTTAAAACTCATTGGACGAACAGTCGTCCCTGACCCTGGCTCCATATCTTCTTTTATATCCAGTATGAGAATCTAGGATCATCTAGTTATGTTTTGTAGCTACTGTATTGTAAGGAGCAGGGAAAAGGAGGCAAATTTGTATCTGTATTTGTATTTAAATAGGAGTTGTTcagcaaattgaaaaataatatgaaaaattatGAAGAATAAAGTTTTAACtgattgtttttcttcttttcttggtCTGCATCCTCGAGTCTGCATCAGAAAGGATGATCTCTTTAACTTCCAAAGTCAAATTTGAATgagaaattaatttaaacaaaatgtgatGGCAAGgggtttatatttacatgtatacatttattttacatgtgtGTCTTAAATTCAAAGAAAAGATTCTTAAACAGTCTTGTCACCAGTTTtgagaaggtttttttttaaggaaagtagaattttttatattaaatgcagAAAAAActctatatttttgaaaagttatatACACTTCCAGATACAAAAATGTAAcctcagaatgcaggattttacaTCTAATATTCCAAAattttcaaggggggggggggggcatgccCCCAAACCCCCCTAGCTGGTTCGGATCACTTTGTGATCCTCACCAGTGACACAGATTTTATTCGGTCCaaacattaaattatttaaattaagaGTTTATTAAGAATTCTAGAAAATGGAAAGGTTTAGACCATGGGATGTTACTCCAGTGTTGTCATTAGTTTTCTTCTTAAAAAAAGGCCTTCCATTGGCCAAAAACTATTTTGTGATCATGTATGTATGGTTACACACCTGTGATCATGTATGTATAGTCACACCACTGTGATCATGTTATGTATGTGTGGTTAAACCCGTGATCATGTATTTATTTGTCACAACACTGTGATTATGTATGTATGGTTACACACCTGTGATCATGTATGTATGGTCACACCACTGTGATCATGTTATGTATGTGTGATTAAACCCGTGATCATGTATGTATGGTCACAACACTGTGATCATGTATGTATGGTTACAACACTCAAGCATTGTGgttttcaaacttgtttatgtaATGGTCAATGTGCTGTTACCATTCTGGAAAAGTTAAattattgttgtcattttatGATTATCAATGTTGTGTTACCATTCTGGAATAGTCAATCTAAGGATACTTTTGAAAGATCAATTAAATGATAATTAACactacattgaccattctggaatggtaacactacatcgaccattctggaatggtaacattacattgaccattctggaatggtaacactacatcgaccattctggaatggtaacactacattgaccattctggaatggtaacactacatcgaccattctggaatggtaacgctacattgaccattctggaatggtaacactacactacattgaccattctggaatggtaacactacattgaccattctggcatggtaacactacatcgaccattctggaatggtaacactacatcgaccattctggaatggtaacacttcATTGAACATTATCAAAAACAATACTTTGAACAATGATTGCATTTTTTGTAGATCCAGATTGGTAGTACAATAAAATGAAGGTGATAATAGAACCTTAAGATATGTAAATTAATAATCCATCACTGAAAACTTTAAACTAAGCATACTGCTCCAATTAGAAGACCATAGATTCCATTGACAACGTCAGCAAATGAGCCAGAtgtaaatttattaaactttGTCACCTACTATAGAAGCCAATACAGAGGTTATCCTTTAagataaaaattgattatattaCTTTTCATTTTGATTGTCATCTTTTTCACTTTAATGTTTACATATATGTAGTTAGCTTTTTCAACTACAAATTCTAAATGAGGATGAAGAAATGTGTCAGTGTTATGGAGGTAGACTGATTTTATCAGTCTAAATAATTTTCTGAAGATTAAATTTCAGtggataataaaaatattctgacaGATATGTGACCCAACCATAAGTCATATATTGAGTCTGTTACTTTAAGTGCATTTCCAAAACCGAGATACTTAATACATTAGCACcattttttgtttattacagTTTGACCTGACTACACTCCTGACTTATTTTTAATTACAGATAGAACAGCAAACAAGCATATACTTTCTTCCTGGAATTGATCAAGtttgtttttgctcattgttgaaggatgacctatagtttttaaattCTATGACATATGTTGTCTGGgggagagttgtctaattagcaatcttaccacatcttaaTTCAGTTCACCTGCATCAGATTAACTATTTGACTTATAGTGTGAAAGGGCAGTTCTATAAAAAGTATACTGGGAACCcaatgaatgaaaaattaaatttaccaCTTTGAATGGGTGACAATTTCATATTGTTGACAACTATCAATACTAGATCCAATCTGCCCACatctaaattttcatttttacacaACTAAAACAAATACAGGAATTTAAATCACCTTCTATGGATTGCTACTTTATTTTCAATGTGCTTTTCATGAATACTAAGTGTCTTTTAATAGTACAGCTGCTATGAAGTGTTTGTGGTAAATGATGAGTTTTTTTCGTAACAGATGTTGCTGTTTTATTGACTCCTTTCCCACATCACCTTTTATTCATATAATCATCATTTATTTATGATTGCAAATTATGGTTGGTAACTTTAATTACTTCTAGGCTCTTTTAAATAATAAGTTGCtattcataaacttttttaaaataataaagtgCATTCTAtctgttaaaataaatattttattcaatatctGTCAATTGCATCCTTGACAGATTTTGGTAGGTATCCATTGTTGGTTAATTGGAAACCACTTTTCCAAATTTGGTCCCGTGTTACTGTTTCAATGAACGGCTCCCTCTTTCCTCTTTGTCCTGAAATAGGCATTGTGCATGGAGACCAGCTTGTCGACTTACTGCCCTTATACCATAGTATATGTATATTGTGACCACAAATTGAAATTACTTTTCCAATTTGTGGCCACTCATCGCTGTACTTTTCCagatttgttaaaacaaaatcatcTGCCTTGAGACCTTCCTCCATTATGATTGGTTGAGACTTGGCAGGCTTTGTTTTCTTCCCAAGGATAACCTAAAAAAGATGAAGTGCATGGTTGATACATTTAttataagataataaaaaatatgaatatttgtaatatCTGTTTGATTAAATGTActtgatatgttttattttttaatgaatatcTATTGAGTTGTCAAAATCtactgtacatgtatttaccaaATAATCAAAAAGAATGGTATAATGCATGATGTATACAGATTTGACCCTGATTTTAAGTTCAATGGTAAGAGGTAAAAAATGTTTAAGTTATcataaagacatgtgagaaagttaaatagAACTATTTGTGTCAAAGTTTTATTCGAAAACGATGATTTTTTCATCCTAAATAGGTCAAAAGTAAGTGAATTTGaggaaatttgacaaaattgtccagattttaaccaaatttagGACCAGTAAACATAGAGTGCAGGTGTCAAGAAACTAGATATTCAAGGTTTAACATGTAAAATGTCATTACAAACtcttttttcaaaaaatcaattttgtctacaTATGTGCTTTAGGTTTCTTGTCCAAAAAGCATAAAATTTactaatttttattgatttttcatgGACAATAAAAATGAGTACTGTTTATGACGTCATCAGCAGAACACAAGAActtcaattttcaacaaaaagGCATCGTTTGTACCTTGTCACTATTTTAGCTATTATTCATTGTGATAGTGGTCAATAAATCCAAATTTGAAATTTAGTGTAAAAAAGAGAGCTATTTAAGGGCCTTATCAAAACTACtccttttgtatatatttatttccagTTCGTGTACCAACAAAGTAAAATAAAGTGTCATGATA contains:
- the LOC139516587 gene encoding uncharacterized protein, yielding MIWWERFFQEKHNEELEYEDDDSSFKLFELARFVAQRPLPDITTFSVPEIVVNRDVMPPVILGKKTKPAKSQPIIMEEGLKADDFVLTNLEKYSDEWPQIGKVISICGHNIHILWYKGSKSTSWSPCTMPISGQRGKREPFIETVTRDQIWKSGFQLTNNGYLPKSVKDAIDRY